A window of Bacteroidota bacterium genomic DNA:
ATAAAATGCCGGATGAAAGCGAAATTATTGAAAATTAAGAGATAGCATAATTCATGCTAAGCCAATGATTCTTTTAATTTTCCTGGTAGCAGATAATTTTATACAACATTTTGGGGCGTATCAACCGAGTAACGAATGCTAAAAACATGGAAACGGAGATAAAAATCAGCAGAGCCGGTATCCAGCCCGGGACGAAGTAACGGATGACTATTCCTGAAAATAAAATTCCTGTTAGAAAACATAATAATTGAACCGGAATTTTGTATCTGACATTCAGCCTGAATGTCTTTTTTGCAAGAAGCATTTGTGCCAAAGCAGATAAAGTCTGGGTTGCCAGGCTCGAGCAGGCTGCTCCCAAAGCTTTATAACGGGGGATAAGCAGGAGGTTAAGACAGATATTTAAA
This region includes:
- a CDS encoding polysaccharide biosynthesis C-terminal domain-containing protein — translated: FAGLLLPIFSKMLSHKEPVGEMTEFSYLLLFVPAATIAVSCLFFRNGIVHMLYTSVVDESPKVFGILMLGFIGISTTYIFGTLLTAGGNLKQLNRIAASAVILNICLNLLLIPRYKALGAACSSLATQTLSALAQMLLAKKTFRLNVRYKIPVQLLCFLTGILFSGIVIRYFVPGWIPALLIFISVSMFLAFVTRLIRPKMLYKIICYQEN